In a single window of the Bacillus clarus genome:
- the argS gene encoding arginine--tRNA ligase, protein MEYKIQFAKSLSNIITNELTQNQILDLIETPKQDEFGDAAFPCFSLARQFKQAPAVIAKEVAEKLNNPFFTKVEAVGPYVNVFFNRHTVSDHVLKTILAEKEEYGQNHFGHEKTVVIDYSSPNIAKPFSMGHLRSTMIGNSLKHIAEKCGYEVVGINYIGDWGTQFGKLITAYKKWGNEEVVKEDPIRELFKLYVQFHEKVKEYPELEEEGRSWFKKLEEGDEEAVQLWNWFRHESLKEFSRIYELLGVEFSNFQGEAFYNDKMEDFVEMLEDQGLLEESEGALVVNLEEEGMPPCLIKKSDGATIYATRDLTAALYRQNTYEFDKALYVVGPEQSLHFNQFFTVLKKLGYNWVDGMEHVPFGFILKDGKKMSTRKGRIILLEEVLEEAVALAKQNIEEKNPNLKQKEEVAKQVGVGAVIFHDLKNERMHHIEFSLEHMLKFEGETGPYVQYTHARACSILRKESVEFETCNFELKDDYSWSVIKLLNKFPQVIETAFHKNEPSHISKYVLDVAQAFNKYYGNVRILEENQEKESRLALVYAVTVVLKEGLRLLGVSAPEEM, encoded by the coding sequence ATGGAGTATAAAATTCAGTTTGCGAAAAGTTTATCAAATATTATTACGAACGAATTAACGCAAAATCAAATTTTAGATTTAATTGAAACACCGAAACAAGATGAATTTGGGGATGCGGCATTTCCTTGTTTTTCACTTGCAAGACAATTTAAACAGGCGCCAGCTGTTATCGCAAAGGAAGTTGCGGAGAAGTTAAATAACCCGTTTTTTACGAAAGTAGAGGCTGTAGGTCCTTATGTGAACGTATTTTTTAATCGTCACACTGTAAGTGATCATGTGTTAAAAACGATTTTAGCGGAGAAAGAAGAGTACGGTCAAAATCATTTTGGGCATGAAAAAACGGTAGTTATCGATTACTCTTCACCAAATATCGCAAAGCCGTTTTCAATGGGGCATTTACGCTCGACGATGATTGGAAATTCATTAAAGCATATCGCTGAAAAATGTGGATATGAAGTTGTAGGAATCAATTACATTGGAGATTGGGGAACGCAGTTTGGAAAGTTAATTACTGCATATAAAAAATGGGGAAATGAAGAAGTTGTTAAAGAGGATCCAATCCGTGAATTATTTAAGTTATATGTTCAGTTTCATGAAAAAGTAAAAGAATATCCAGAGCTAGAAGAAGAAGGGCGCTCATGGTTTAAGAAATTAGAAGAAGGTGATGAAGAAGCAGTCCAGCTGTGGAATTGGTTCCGTCATGAATCTTTAAAAGAATTCTCTCGTATTTACGAGCTTCTTGGCGTAGAATTTAGTAATTTTCAAGGAGAAGCTTTCTATAACGATAAGATGGAAGACTTTGTTGAAATGTTAGAGGATCAAGGTTTACTTGAAGAATCAGAAGGCGCGTTAGTCGTTAATTTAGAGGAAGAAGGTATGCCGCCTTGTTTAATTAAAAAATCGGATGGTGCTACCATTTACGCAACGCGTGACTTAACAGCTGCTTTGTATCGTCAAAACACATATGAATTTGATAAAGCGTTGTATGTAGTAGGGCCCGAACAAAGCTTGCATTTTAATCAATTTTTCACGGTATTAAAAAAGCTTGGCTATAACTGGGTGGATGGTATGGAACATGTACCGTTCGGATTCATTTTAAAAGATGGTAAGAAAATGTCCACACGTAAGGGCAGAATCATATTGTTGGAAGAAGTACTTGAGGAAGCGGTTGCACTTGCGAAACAAAATATTGAAGAGAAAAATCCAAATTTAAAACAAAAAGAAGAAGTTGCAAAACAAGTCGGTGTTGGCGCAGTCATTTTCCACGATTTAAAAAATGAGCGTATGCATCATATCGAATTCTCATTAGAACACATGTTAAAATTTGAAGGAGAAACAGGGCCGTATGTACAATATACACACGCGCGTGCTTGTTCGATTTTAAGAAAAGAAAGTGTGGAATTTGAAACGTGTAATTTTGAATTAAAAGACGATTACAGTTGGAGCGTAATAAAACTGCTGAATAAATTCCCACAAGTAATCGAAACAGCCTTCCATAAAAATGAACCATCACATATTTCAAAATACGTATTAGATGTTGCGCAAGCATTTAATAAATATTACGGTAATGTTCGTATTTTAGAAGAAAATCAAGAGAAGGAAAGCAGACTAGCACTTGTTTATGCAGTAACAGTTGTATTAAAAGAAGGTTTACGTTTACTTGGAGTAAGTGCTCCAGAGGAGATGTAA